The proteins below come from a single Pichia kudriavzevii chromosome 2, complete sequence genomic window:
- a CDS encoding uncharacterized protein (PKUD0B06150; Pfam Domains: Complex1_24kDa(1.3e-94)) produces MFSAVIRNNTRRLVASPSARFVRSSHILAVHRNTKENNPDVPFEFDAENKKRAEVIIKKYPPQYKKGACMPLLDLAQRQIGYTSISAMNYVAKLLDMPPMRVYEVASFYTMYQRKPVGKYHIQVCTTTPCQICNSDQVMETIMEKLKLQPGEVSKDGLFSLEEVECLGACSNAPMIQVNDDFYEDLKTKEEVIKILDGFASGNIPKPGSSRRESCEPFSGPKTLTEEPLDVSTVTRSDL; encoded by the coding sequence ATGTTCTCCGCTGTAATTAGAAACAACACCAGAAGACTAGTGGCATCTCCATCTGCGAGATTCGTAAGATCTTCTCATATTTTGGCTGTTCACAGAAACaccaaggaaaacaatCCAGATGTTCCATTTGAGTTTGATgcagaaaacaaaaaaagagcAGAAGTAATCATAAAGAAATACCCACCACAATACAAGAAGGGAGCATGCATGCCTTTATTAGATCTAGCACAAAGACAAATTGGCTACACTTCCATCAGTGCTATGAACTATGTTGCCAAATTGTTGGATATGCCACCAATGAGAGTCTATGAAGTTGCATCTTTCTATACCATGTATCAAAGGAAGCCAGTTGGTAAGTACCATATTCAAGTTTGTACAACCACTCCGTGCCAAATTTGTAATTCCGACCAGGTGATGGAAACAATCATGGAGAAGTTGAAGCTACAACCAGGTgaagtttccaaagatgGGTTGTTCTCCCTTGAAGAAGTCGAATGTTTGGGTGCTTGTTCCAATGCTCCTATGATTCAAGTCAACGACGATTTCTATGAAGACTTGAAGACTAAGGAGGAAGTCATCAAGATTTTGGACGGTTTTGCCAGCGGTAACATCCCTAAACCAGGATCTTCTAGAAGAGAATCCTGTGAACCATTCTCTGGCCCAAAGACCTTAACTGAAGAACCATTGGATGTCTCTACTGTCACTAGAAGCGACTTATAA